A stretch of the Amycolatopsis sp. BJA-103 genome encodes the following:
- a CDS encoding endonuclease V yields MDIVSAHDRPNTVAEAIGIQEALRGLVDPEDRCPQEIVTVTGLDVAYDEGSGLIAAAAVTLETSGFSVVEQWTVVSEVSFPYEPGLFAFRELPPLLEALRALDHTPDLLVCDGHGLAHPRRFGLACHLGVVTGLPTLGVGKTRFIGEHGEPGRERGAKEPLVDDGEVVGMVLRTQDGVKPVYVSIGHKISLDNACRQVLRLSPAFRQPETTRHADRLARDALKEAL; encoded by the coding sequence GTGGACATCGTCTCTGCGCATGATCGGCCGAATACGGTCGCCGAAGCGATCGGGATCCAGGAAGCCCTGCGTGGCCTGGTCGATCCCGAGGATCGATGTCCACAAGAGATCGTCACGGTCACCGGGCTGGACGTCGCCTACGACGAGGGCAGCGGCCTCATCGCCGCCGCGGCGGTCACGCTCGAGACCTCCGGATTCAGCGTCGTGGAACAGTGGACCGTCGTCTCCGAGGTCTCGTTCCCCTACGAACCGGGCCTTTTCGCCTTCCGTGAGCTGCCGCCGCTGCTCGAAGCCCTGCGCGCGCTCGACCACACGCCGGACCTCCTGGTCTGCGACGGGCACGGCCTGGCTCACCCGCGCCGGTTCGGGCTGGCGTGCCACCTGGGCGTCGTGACCGGCTTGCCCACCCTCGGCGTCGGCAAGACCCGCTTCATCGGGGAGCACGGCGAGCCGGGCCGGGAGCGCGGCGCCAAGGAACCCCTCGTGGACGACGGCGAGGTCGTCGGCATGGTCTTGCGCACCCAGGACGGCGTGAAGCCCGTTTACGTCTCCATCGGCCACAAGATCTCCCTGGACAACGCGTGCCGCCAGGTGTTGCGGTTGTCGCCCGCGTTCCGTCAGCCGGAGACGACCCGGCACGCCGACCGCCTCGCCCGAGACGCGTTGAAGGAGGCGTTATGA
- a CDS encoding S10 family peptidase, with product MPDTNPEEKATDEKDTPSVEAKVEPIDDLVTTKHTLTLKRKKLAYTAQTGRIVLRKEVTTDGKSEGHQAKAEVFVTSYTLDDAEPGSRPVTFAFNGGPGSASIWLHLGLLGPRRVLSGDVDDPAAPPYGLTDNQETLLAHSDLVFIDPVSTGYSRAVDGEKAKDYHGYTADIESIGEVIRLWVSRKQRWLSPKFLAGESYGTLRAAGLAAHLQERHGMYLNGLLLISSVLDLGTLRFTEGNDLPYSLYVPTYAAIAHYHGLHGERPLDDVLADAEDFAAKELPWALARGARLSTQDRAEAVATLASLTGLSESYVDRVNLRIEHVRYFTELLRNKGLVVGRMDGRFTTWEPDGGREHMSDDPSISRIIGAYSAGLNHYVRAELGYENDLPYEVLSTDVFKAWSYSDFEGRSVSSVDSLATAMRMNPHLRVHVAFGHYDGATPYFASEHVLAQLQIPEELRENIDTAYYPAGHMMYVHEASRVQQSKDLAKFVKAASAR from the coding sequence ATGCCGGACACCAATCCCGAGGAAAAGGCCACCGACGAGAAGGACACCCCGTCGGTGGAAGCCAAGGTCGAACCCATCGACGACCTGGTCACCACGAAGCACACCCTGACGCTCAAGCGCAAGAAGCTCGCGTATACGGCCCAGACCGGGCGGATCGTGCTGCGGAAGGAGGTCACCACCGACGGCAAGTCCGAAGGCCACCAGGCCAAGGCCGAAGTGTTCGTGACCTCGTACACGCTCGACGACGCCGAGCCCGGCTCGCGCCCGGTCACGTTCGCCTTCAACGGCGGCCCCGGCTCCGCGAGCATCTGGCTCCACCTGGGCCTCCTCGGCCCGCGCCGCGTGCTGTCCGGCGACGTCGACGACCCGGCGGCGCCGCCATACGGGCTGACCGACAACCAGGAAACCCTGCTCGCGCACAGCGACCTGGTGTTCATCGACCCGGTGTCGACCGGCTACTCGCGCGCCGTGGACGGCGAGAAGGCCAAGGACTACCACGGGTACACGGCCGACATCGAGTCCATCGGCGAGGTCATCCGGCTGTGGGTCTCGCGCAAGCAGCGCTGGCTCTCGCCGAAGTTCCTCGCGGGCGAGTCGTACGGCACGCTCCGCGCGGCCGGGCTGGCGGCGCACCTGCAGGAACGTCACGGGATGTACCTGAACGGGCTCCTGCTGATCTCGTCCGTCCTGGATCTGGGCACCCTGCGGTTCACCGAAGGCAACGACCTGCCGTATTCGCTCTACGTGCCGACGTACGCGGCGATCGCGCACTACCACGGCCTGCACGGCGAACGCCCGCTCGACGACGTCCTCGCGGACGCCGAGGACTTCGCGGCCAAGGAACTCCCCTGGGCCCTCGCCCGCGGCGCACGTCTGTCCACACAGGACCGCGCCGAGGCCGTCGCGACACTCGCTTCGCTGACCGGACTGAGCGAGTCCTATGTGGACCGGGTGAACCTGCGGATCGAGCACGTCCGGTACTTCACCGAACTGCTGAGGAACAAGGGGCTCGTCGTCGGCAGGATGGACGGCCGGTTCACCACCTGGGAGCCGGACGGCGGCCGCGAGCACATGAGCGACGACCCGTCGATCTCGCGGATCATCGGCGCCTACTCGGCCGGGCTCAACCACTACGTGCGCGCCGAACTCGGCTACGAGAACGACCTGCCGTACGAGGTCCTTTCGACGGACGTCTTCAAGGCCTGGTCGTACTCCGACTTCGAGGGCCGCTCCGTGTCCTCTGTGGACTCTCTCGCGACGGCCATGCGGATGAACCCGCACCTTCGCGTGCACGTCGCCTTCGGTCACTACGACGGCGCGACTCCTTACTTCGCTTCGGAGCACGTCCTCGCGCAACTGCAGATCCCCGAGGAACTCCGGGAAAACATCGACACGGCCTACTACCCGGCCGGGCACATGATGTACGTGCACGAGGCTTCGCGGGTCCAGCAGTCGAAGGACCTGGCCAAGTTCGTGAAGGCCGCCTCAGCCCGCTAA
- a CDS encoding S8 family serine peptidase, whose protein sequence is MKRSRSLVVALAVPLFGAIVAAPVASAQPQLSGAATEFSVLAREGQSVASVEKAIRAAGGTVVTSNAAVGLITASAPANGFAERVSADRSVFGAAKAKPIGTAPKNGKAKVKPNVVEKESRGAASAKKPAKPKAVGMDPLDDQLWGLQSVRSDLSRTKQPGDKRVKVGIIDTGVDASHPDIAPNFDLAASRNFTKDIVADVNGAVVDGPCEFRSCKDPADHDDNGHGTHVAGTIGAAANGFGVSGVAPNVTLVNIRAGQDSGFFFLQSTVDAITYAGDAGVDVVNMSFYTDPWLYNCSANAADTPAQQAEQRTIIEATTRALNYAYRKGVTQVVSLGNQHSDLAAPQPDASSPGYPSGSTHSRQIDNASCLSLPIEGPHTIGVSSFGPSQAKADYSNYGVEQISVSAPGGYFRDYFGTPWYRTVENQILSTYPRNVGVAEGNIDAAGNITPDGVTAGVQKATAADGRVGYYQWLQGTSMASPHATGVAALIVSQYGKGSRDFGMNPDAVQRVLEGTASDIACPVPRTVDYLKEGRDASFTATCTGDASFNGFYGHGAVDAWSAVTRGSQYLRG, encoded by the coding sequence ATGAAAAGATCCAGATCTCTTGTCGTCGCGCTCGCGGTGCCGCTGTTCGGCGCTATCGTCGCGGCTCCGGTGGCGTCCGCGCAGCCGCAGCTTTCCGGTGCGGCGACCGAATTCTCCGTTCTGGCCCGTGAAGGCCAGAGCGTCGCGTCGGTGGAAAAGGCGATCCGCGCCGCCGGTGGCACCGTCGTGACCAGCAACGCCGCCGTCGGCCTGATCACCGCGTCGGCGCCCGCCAACGGGTTCGCCGAGCGGGTCTCCGCCGATCGCTCCGTTTTCGGCGCGGCCAAAGCGAAGCCGATCGGCACCGCGCCGAAGAACGGCAAGGCGAAGGTCAAGCCGAACGTCGTCGAGAAGGAGAGCCGCGGCGCCGCGTCGGCCAAGAAGCCCGCGAAGCCGAAGGCCGTCGGCATGGACCCCCTCGACGATCAGCTCTGGGGTCTCCAGTCCGTCCGTTCCGACCTCTCGCGCACCAAGCAGCCGGGCGACAAGCGGGTGAAGGTCGGCATCATCGACACCGGTGTCGACGCGAGCCACCCGGACATCGCGCCGAACTTCGACCTCGCCGCGTCGCGGAACTTCACGAAGGACATCGTCGCCGACGTGAACGGCGCCGTCGTCGATGGTCCGTGTGAGTTCCGCAGCTGCAAGGACCCGGCGGACCACGACGACAACGGGCACGGCACGCACGTCGCCGGAACCATCGGCGCCGCCGCGAACGGCTTCGGCGTCTCGGGTGTCGCGCCGAACGTGACGCTGGTGAACATCCGCGCCGGCCAGGACTCGGGCTTCTTCTTCCTGCAGTCGACCGTGGACGCGATCACCTACGCGGGCGACGCCGGCGTGGACGTCGTCAACATGAGCTTCTACACGGATCCTTGGCTGTACAACTGCTCCGCGAACGCCGCGGACACCCCCGCGCAGCAGGCCGAGCAGCGCACCATCATCGAGGCGACGACCCGTGCGCTGAACTACGCGTACCGCAAGGGCGTCACGCAGGTCGTCTCGCTGGGCAACCAGCACAGCGACCTCGCCGCCCCGCAGCCGGACGCGTCGAGCCCGGGCTACCCGTCGGGCAGCACGCACTCGCGGCAGATCGACAACGCGAGCTGCCTCTCGCTGCCCATCGAAGGCCCGCACACGATCGGCGTCTCGTCCTTCGGCCCGTCGCAGGCGAAGGCGGACTACTCGAACTACGGCGTCGAGCAGATCTCGGTCTCCGCGCCCGGCGGATACTTCCGTGACTACTTCGGCACCCCGTGGTACCGCACGGTCGAGAACCAGATCCTCTCGACCTACCCGCGCAACGTCGGCGTCGCGGAAGGCAACATCGACGCGGCCGGGAACATCACGCCCGACGGTGTCACCGCCGGAGTTCAGAAGGCGACCGCCGCCGACGGCCGCGTCGGCTACTACCAGTGGCTGCAGGGGACGTCGATGGCGTCGCCGCACGCGACCGGTGTCGCGGCGCTCATCGTTTCGCAGTACGGCAAGGGTTCCCGCGACTTCGGGATGAACCCGGACGCGGTGCAGCGGGTGCTCGAGGGCACGGCTTCGGACATCGCCTGCCCGGTGCCGCGGACCGTCGACTACCTGAAGGAAGGCCGGGACGCGTCGTTCACCGCCACCTGCACGGGTGACGCTTCGTTCAACGGTTTCTATGGCCATGGTGCGGTTGACGCCTGGTCGGCTGTGACCCGCGGTTCCCAGTACCTGCGGGGCTGA
- a CDS encoding ABC transporter ATP-binding protein — MSEPILRVENLVKYFPVRAGVLFKRTIGHVKAVDGVSFDLMPGETLGVVGESGCGKSTLAQVLMRLEEPTGGLATFEGRDIFALRGAELRKLRREIQIVLQDPYTSLNPRMTVGDIIGEPFEIHTEVAPKGSRAAKVRELLDVVGLNPEHINRYPHQFSGGQRQRIGIARALALRPKVIICDEPVSALDVSIQAQVMNLLGELQKEFGLSYVFIAHDLSVVRHLSTRVAVMYLGKIVEMGTEEEIYEHPSHPYTQALLSAVPVADPTLRGQRQVIRLEGDVPSPLDPPSGCRFRTRCWKAQDLCADQEPELITRTGGHLSACHFAEEKTVVP; from the coding sequence GTGTCTGAGCCCATTCTGCGCGTCGAAAACCTGGTGAAGTACTTCCCGGTGCGAGCCGGGGTCCTCTTCAAACGCACGATCGGCCACGTGAAGGCTGTCGACGGGGTTTCCTTCGATCTCATGCCGGGGGAAACCCTTGGTGTGGTGGGAGAATCCGGCTGCGGTAAGTCCACTTTGGCCCAGGTGCTGATGCGGCTGGAGGAACCCACGGGCGGGCTCGCGACCTTCGAAGGCCGTGACATCTTCGCGTTGCGGGGAGCCGAACTCAGGAAGCTGCGGCGCGAGATCCAGATCGTGCTGCAGGATCCGTACACCTCGCTGAACCCGAGGATGACCGTCGGCGACATCATCGGCGAGCCTTTCGAGATCCACACCGAGGTGGCGCCGAAGGGTTCGCGGGCGGCGAAGGTGCGGGAGCTGCTCGACGTCGTCGGGCTGAATCCCGAGCACATCAACCGCTATCCGCACCAATTCTCCGGCGGGCAACGTCAGCGCATCGGGATCGCGCGGGCGCTGGCCTTGCGGCCGAAGGTCATCATCTGTGACGAGCCGGTTTCCGCGCTGGACGTTTCGATCCAGGCGCAGGTGATGAACCTGCTCGGTGAATTGCAGAAGGAATTCGGCCTTTCCTATGTGTTCATCGCACACGACCTGTCCGTGGTGCGTCACCTTTCCACGCGGGTCGCGGTGATGTATCTCGGGAAGATCGTGGAAATGGGGACTGAAGAGGAGATCTACGAGCATCCGTCGCATCCCTATACGCAGGCGCTGCTGTCCGCGGTGCCGGTCGCGGATCCCACGTTGCGAGGGCAGCGGCAGGTGATCCGTCTGGAGGGTGACGTGCCGAGCCCGTTGGACCCGCCGTCGGGCTGCCGGTTCCGTACCCGCTGCTGGAAGGCGCAGGACCTTTGCGCGGATCAGGAACCCGAACTGATCACGCGGACCGGTGGGCATTTGTCCGCCTGTCATTTCGCGGAGGAAAAAACTGTCGTCCCCTGA
- a CDS encoding ABC transporter ATP-binding protein, translating to MSSTENELLLEVEDLHVEFRTSDGVATVLNGVDYSVHAGETLAVLGESGSGKSVTAQTVMGILDSPPAVVTGGAVRYRGEDLLTATEERRREVRGGEIAMIFQDALSALNPVFTVGFQIEEQLRVRLGMSKKDARKRAIELLDTVRIPAAARRIREYPHQFSGGMRQRAMIAMSLALDPDLLIADEPTTALDVTVQAQIMDLLAEIQAERRMGLILITHDLAVVAEVADRIAVMYAGRIVEQADVAELFRSPGHPYTEALMASLPRLDLKGQTLETIKGLPPSLLNVPPGCPFHPRCPRAESRCESERPALHSLGFGRVSACHFADEVVSGRV from the coding sequence TTGTCCTCCACTGAAAACGAACTGCTCCTCGAAGTCGAGGACCTCCACGTCGAGTTCCGGACTTCGGACGGCGTCGCGACGGTGCTCAACGGCGTCGACTATTCCGTGCACGCCGGGGAAACCCTTGCCGTGCTGGGAGAATCGGGTTCGGGCAAGAGCGTCACCGCCCAGACGGTGATGGGCATCCTCGACAGTCCGCCCGCCGTCGTCACCGGCGGCGCCGTCCGCTACCGCGGCGAGGATCTGCTCACCGCCACCGAAGAGCGGCGGCGTGAAGTGCGGGGCGGGGAGATCGCGATGATCTTCCAGGACGCGCTCTCCGCGCTGAATCCCGTCTTCACCGTGGGATTCCAGATCGAGGAACAGCTGCGGGTCCGGCTCGGGATGTCCAAAAAGGACGCGCGCAAGCGGGCGATCGAACTGCTCGACACCGTGCGCATCCCGGCCGCCGCCCGGCGGATCCGCGAGTATCCGCACCAGTTCTCGGGTGGGATGCGGCAGCGCGCGATGATCGCCATGTCGCTCGCGCTCGACCCCGATCTGCTGATCGCGGACGAGCCGACGACCGCGCTCGACGTCACCGTGCAGGCCCAGATCATGGACCTGCTGGCGGAGATCCAGGCCGAACGGCGGATGGGGCTGATCCTGATCACCCACGACCTGGCGGTGGTCGCCGAGGTCGCCGACCGGATCGCGGTGATGTACGCGGGCCGGATCGTCGAACAGGCCGACGTCGCCGAACTGTTCCGCTCGCCGGGGCATCCCTACACCGAGGCGCTGATGGCCTCGCTGCCGCGGCTCGACCTCAAAGGACAGACGCTGGAGACCATCAAGGGCCTGCCGCCGAGCCTGCTGAACGTCCCGCCCGGCTGCCCGTTCCATCCGCGCTGTCCCCGGGCGGAGAGCCGGTGCGAGTCCGAACGGCCCGCCCTGCACAGCCTCGGCTTCGGCCGGGTCAGCGCCTGCCACTTCGCCGACGAGGTGGTGAGCGGCCGTGTCTGA
- a CDS encoding ABC transporter permease, with translation MTDPNVAGGVSSVDVAAAGVADDSAVAHKPRSLGGDAWRSLRRKPSFVISAVIIAFVVLVAIAPDLFSSRAAGFSDLTHANEGPSADAWFGYDNQGYDVYARTIHGARASLLVGVFATVLTILIGSIVGIVAGYYGRLVDSLFSRIGDIFAALPFVLGAIVILTTFNAPGTNPGAVTIIVQVVVSIAALSWPVAMRIMRSATLVAKQLDYVKAARGLGASTPRIVFRHLLPNTVAPVLVYGTIALGAFIGAEATLAYLGVGVRPPVVSWGVMISDARDYFRVNPHMLLFPAGFVTVTVLAFVMLGDGIRDALDPKAR, from the coding sequence ATGACTGACCCGAACGTGGCCGGCGGCGTGTCCTCCGTGGACGTCGCCGCCGCCGGTGTCGCCGACGATTCCGCGGTGGCGCACAAGCCGCGCAGTCTCGGCGGCGACGCCTGGCGGTCCCTGCGCCGCAAGCCGTCCTTCGTCATTTCCGCCGTCATCATCGCGTTCGTCGTGCTCGTCGCGATCGCTCCCGACCTGTTCAGTTCGCGTGCGGCCGGGTTCAGCGATCTGACCCACGCCAACGAAGGGCCGTCCGCGGACGCCTGGTTCGGCTACGACAACCAGGGCTACGACGTCTACGCGCGGACCATCCACGGTGCGCGGGCGTCGTTGCTGGTCGGTGTCTTCGCGACCGTGCTGACGATCCTGATCGGCTCGATCGTCGGGATCGTCGCCGGGTACTACGGCCGTCTCGTCGACAGCCTGTTCTCCCGGATCGGCGACATCTTCGCGGCGTTGCCGTTCGTGCTCGGCGCCATCGTCATCCTGACCACGTTCAACGCGCCCGGCACGAACCCCGGCGCGGTCACCATCATCGTGCAGGTGGTCGTGTCGATCGCGGCGCTGAGCTGGCCGGTCGCGATGCGCATCATGCGGTCGGCGACGCTGGTGGCCAAGCAACTCGACTACGTCAAGGCCGCGCGCGGGCTCGGCGCGAGCACCCCGCGCATCGTGTTCCGGCACCTGCTGCCCAACACGGTCGCCCCGGTGCTGGTCTACGGGACCATCGCGCTCGGCGCGTTCATCGGCGCGGAGGCGACACTGGCCTACCTCGGTGTCGGCGTGCGGCCACCGGTCGTTTCGTGGGGTGTGATGATCAGCGACGCGCGGGACTACTTCCGGGTGAATCCGCACATGTTGCTGTTCCCCGCCGGGTTCGTCACCGTCACCGTGCTCGCGTTCGTCATGCTCGGTGACGGGATCCGCGACGCGCTCGACCCGAAGGCCCGGTGA
- a CDS encoding ABC transporter permease, with the protein MSQYILRRLLQLIPVFFGTTFLIYALVWAVPGDPFAGKCGQVACPPAYIEMMTAKFNLDDSIFVQYFKYLGNLFTGDWGETFNGVSVGELIGNAYPVTVRLALIAVAIEAIIGLSAGILTGLRGKGFLDNLVLMSTTFLISIPVFVTAIVLQIILGSELGLIEASVSEDATVGELIVPGIALGSLSMAYIARLMRTSIAENRHADYVRTAVAKGQPRSRVVGVHLLRNSVIPVLTFIGTDIGALMGGAIVTEGVFNINGIGGLIFRGIQNREGATVTGVVVLLVMVYLLVSLTVDLLYAVLDPRIRYD; encoded by the coding sequence ATGTCCCAGTACATCCTCCGTCGACTGCTCCAGCTCATCCCGGTCTTCTTCGGCACCACTTTCCTCATCTACGCGCTCGTGTGGGCGGTACCCGGTGACCCGTTCGCCGGCAAATGCGGTCAGGTCGCCTGCCCGCCCGCCTACATCGAGATGATGACCGCGAAGTTCAACCTCGACGATTCGATCTTCGTCCAGTACTTCAAATACCTCGGGAACCTGTTCACCGGTGACTGGGGCGAGACCTTCAACGGCGTCTCGGTCGGCGAGCTGATCGGGAACGCCTATCCGGTGACCGTGCGGCTCGCGCTGATCGCGGTGGCCATCGAGGCGATCATCGGGCTCTCCGCCGGCATCCTGACCGGCCTGCGCGGCAAGGGTTTCCTCGACAACCTCGTGCTGATGTCCACCACGTTCCTGATCTCGATCCCGGTGTTCGTCACCGCGATCGTGCTGCAGATCATCCTGGGTTCGGAACTGGGCCTCATCGAGGCGAGCGTGTCCGAGGACGCCACGGTCGGCGAACTGATCGTGCCGGGAATCGCGCTGGGCAGCCTGTCCATGGCCTATATCGCCCGGCTGATGAGAACGAGTATCGCGGAGAACCGGCACGCCGACTACGTCCGCACGGCCGTCGCGAAAGGACAGCCGCGCAGCCGCGTCGTCGGTGTTCACCTGCTCCGGAACTCGGTGATCCCGGTGCTGACCTTCATCGGCACCGACATCGGCGCGCTCATGGGCGGGGCCATCGTCACCGAAGGCGTGTTCAACATCAACGGCATCGGCGGGCTCATCTTCCGCGGTATCCAGAACCGGGAGGGCGCCACCGTCACCGGCGTCGTCGTCCTGCTGGTGATGGTCTATCTGCTGGTGAGTCTCACCGTCGACCTGCTCTATGCCGTTCTCGACCCGAGGATCCGTTATGACTGA
- a CDS encoding peptide ABC transporter substrate-binding protein: MRASRGFWGATAVVATAALLLTACGGGGSKEDKGSGATDANAAVSVYGTEPENSLIPANTNELGGSKALKPVFSALVGYKSDTAEPYNLMAESITTTDSKVFDIKIKKGWKFHDGTEVKAKNFVDAWNYSANGKNGMQNASFFEQIQGYDEISAKEPAVKEMSGLKVVNDYEFQVTLKGPFSVFATKIGYLAFAPLPDKFFADPEAFAKAPIGNGPLKFVSRTPNQNMKLTRYDEYQGEDKVKFKDLEVRIYTSQETAYQDLLSNRLDFMEALPPAAKAGGKYKTDLGDRLVEGKLLGIAALAIPYYVPGYDNLDLRKAIALAIDREQIVKTVMNDTYAAADGYVSRGIEGYRPGVCEFCKFDPVKAKEYWAKSGYTGKLTIASNADGGRKEPLVAACNSIKNALGVECDFVPATDFGQWRSIVNGRKLTGMGRSDWSADYPSIENYLNPRYKSTGSSNDSTYNSPAVDALLKQADQTADKAAAIKLYQQAEDQIAKDLPQIPVWEEKGVGGKSNRLKVAKLDYGRLADYSSIEVAAK, from the coding sequence ATGCGGGCTTCACGCGGGTTCTGGGGAGCGACGGCGGTGGTGGCCACGGCGGCCCTGCTGCTGACGGCCTGTGGAGGTGGTGGGTCCAAGGAAGACAAGGGATCCGGTGCCACCGACGCCAACGCGGCGGTTTCGGTCTACGGCACCGAGCCGGAGAACTCGCTGATCCCCGCCAACACCAACGAACTCGGCGGGTCCAAAGCCCTCAAGCCGGTCTTCTCGGCGCTGGTCGGCTACAAATCCGACACCGCCGAGCCGTACAACCTGATGGCCGAATCGATCACCACGACCGATTCCAAGGTCTTCGACATCAAGATCAAAAAGGGCTGGAAGTTCCACGACGGGACCGAGGTCAAGGCCAAGAACTTCGTCGACGCGTGGAACTACAGCGCCAACGGCAAGAACGGCATGCAGAACGCGTCCTTCTTCGAGCAGATCCAGGGCTACGACGAGATCAGCGCGAAAGAGCCCGCCGTCAAGGAGATGTCCGGGCTCAAGGTCGTGAACGACTACGAGTTCCAGGTCACCCTGAAGGGCCCGTTCTCGGTGTTCGCCACCAAGATCGGCTACCTCGCCTTCGCGCCCCTGCCGGACAAGTTCTTCGCCGACCCGGAGGCGTTCGCCAAGGCCCCGATCGGGAACGGACCGCTGAAGTTCGTTTCGCGCACGCCGAACCAGAACATGAAGCTCACGCGGTACGACGAGTACCAGGGCGAGGACAAGGTCAAGTTCAAGGACCTCGAAGTCCGCATCTACACCAGCCAGGAAACCGCGTACCAGGACCTGCTGAGCAACCGCCTCGACTTCATGGAGGCGCTCCCGCCCGCGGCGAAGGCAGGCGGGAAGTACAAGACCGACCTCGGTGACCGTCTGGTGGAAGGCAAGCTGCTCGGCATCGCCGCGCTCGCCATCCCGTACTACGTCCCGGGTTACGACAACCTCGACCTGCGCAAGGCGATCGCGCTCGCGATCGACCGCGAGCAGATCGTCAAGACCGTCATGAACGACACCTACGCGGCGGCCGACGGCTACGTGTCGCGCGGTATCGAGGGTTACCGGCCGGGCGTCTGCGAGTTCTGCAAGTTCGACCCGGTGAAGGCCAAGGAGTACTGGGCGAAGTCCGGGTACACCGGCAAGCTGACCATCGCGTCGAACGCCGACGGCGGCCGTAAGGAGCCGCTGGTCGCGGCGTGCAACAGCATCAAGAACGCGCTCGGCGTCGAATGCGACTTCGTCCCGGCGACCGACTTCGGCCAGTGGCGCAGCATCGTCAACGGCCGGAAGCTGACCGGGATGGGCCGTTCCGACTGGTCGGCCGACTACCCGTCGATCGAGAACTACCTGAACCCGCGCTACAAGAGCACCGGTTCGTCGAACGACTCGACGTACAACAGCCCGGCCGTCGACGCGCTGCTGAAGCAGGCGGACCAGACCGCCGACAAGGCGGCCGCGATCAAGCTGTACCAGCAGGCGGAGGACCAGATCGCGAAGGATCTGCCGCAGATCCCCGTGTGGGAGGAGAAGGGCGTCGGCGGCAAGTCGAACCGGCTCAAGGTCGCGAAGCTCGACTACGGCCGTCTCGCGGACTACTCGTCCATCGAGGTCGCCGCGAAGTAA
- a CDS encoding Ppx/GppA phosphatase family protein: protein MPRVAAIDCGTNSIRLLVAELTPRHDGTVDLRDLHREMRIVRLGQGVDATGKLAPEALERTRKALADYAIAARRKGVEKVRMVATSATRDASNRDEFFAMTREVLGTEAEVISGDEEARLSFTGAVGEQDPDDGPFVVVDVGGGSTELVVGTWDGRKAEVIAAKSVDIGCVRITERALKSDPPTADEIAEARELAAKVLAEAFDVVDVSTAKTWIGVAGTVTTLTAVAQGLSEYDSERTHLSKLSRADIDRVAQSLLTADHATRAANPVIHPGRVDVIGGGSVIVQVLAEQFATRSGPGELVISEHDILDGIALSLA from the coding sequence ATGCCTCGTGTTGCCGCGATCGACTGTGGGACCAACTCCATCCGCCTGCTCGTCGCCGAGCTGACCCCGCGTCACGACGGGACGGTCGACCTGCGCGACCTGCACCGCGAGATGCGGATCGTCCGCCTCGGCCAGGGTGTGGACGCCACCGGCAAGCTGGCCCCCGAGGCGCTCGAGCGCACCCGCAAGGCGCTGGCCGACTACGCGATCGCCGCGCGCCGCAAGGGTGTGGAGAAGGTCCGCATGGTCGCGACGTCGGCGACTCGCGACGCGAGCAACCGCGACGAGTTCTTCGCGATGACGCGCGAGGTGCTCGGAACCGAAGCCGAAGTGATCAGCGGTGACGAAGAGGCGCGGCTGTCCTTCACCGGCGCCGTCGGCGAGCAGGATCCCGACGACGGTCCCTTCGTGGTGGTCGACGTCGGCGGCGGCTCGACCGAACTCGTGGTCGGCACCTGGGACGGACGCAAGGCGGAGGTCATCGCGGCGAAGTCGGTCGACATCGGATGCGTGCGGATCACCGAACGCGCGCTGAAGTCCGACCCGCCGACCGCGGACGAGATCGCCGAAGCCCGTGAACTGGCCGCCAAGGTGCTCGCCGAGGCCTTCGACGTCGTGGACGTGTCCACCGCCAAGACCTGGATCGGTGTCGCCGGGACGGTCACGACCCTGACGGCCGTGGCGCAGGGCCTCTCGGAGTACGACTCCGAGCGCACCCACCTTTCCAAGCTCTCCCGCGCCGACATCGACCGCGTCGCCCAGTCGCTCCTCACGGCCGACCACGCGACCCGCGCCGCGAACCCGGTGATCCACCCCGGCCGGGTCGACGTGATCGGCGGCGGCTCGGTGATCGTGCAGGTGCTGGCCGAGCAGTTCGCCACGCGCAGTGGTCCCGGCGAACTGGTGATCTCCGAGCACGACATCCTCGACGGGATCGCCCTGTCGCTGGCCTGA